One genomic segment of Culturomica massiliensis includes these proteins:
- a CDS encoding family 20 glycosylhydrolase, whose translation MKKGIFLAICVLYIMNVFAVDTLTVSNIQRIADGLKMPGIQAGDKQVVFPAVPEGYVLELKGTDRLPVVDAQGHIGKPLTDAYVRFYFTLTDQSTGETLEVTHLDALVPGECTPLADANACPEVIPSIREWCGGKGVFLLEKGKTIVIDPAYVRELQKTAEILVEDMNTLCGLKYEVKTGNPGEGDIYLTLKTDDRSLGEEGYRMTIGKRVDIEGVAAKGVFWGTRTLLQLAEHGRLSLPVGKIRDYPKYARRGFMLDVARKFFRLEFLQAYVRIMAYYKMNEFHVHLNDNGFIQFFDNDWDKTYAAFRLECETFPGLTAKDGFYTKRQFTDLQLQGMDYGVNVVPEIDVPAHSLAFSHYRKSLGSRKYGMDHLDLSNPEIYPFLDSLFREYLGGSEPVFVGPEVHIGTDEYAKEEAEGFRKFTDHYLKYVQGFGKRARLWGALTHAQGKTPVTSENVIMNVWYNGYADPKEMIKEGYELISTPDGWLYIVPAAGYYHDYLNLGVVYDKWEPIQIGNQLFPAGHPQILGGTFAVWNDHCGNGISEKDVHHRTFPAMQVLAQKMWAGRTEVPYEAFAALAGNLSEAPGVNLMGKVKSAGATVLEYRFATTEGKDLSGNGYDCMIPVKAVNSEGLKLNGKTMVCTPVKEIGYDYAVEFEIAPASGNLTESVLFRSPDAVVVYTAGGQLGFRRDGYFYTFDYQLKPAEWQKIKIEGDAKGTTLYVDGKQEQRLEGKKRVVKDKNGRESTMYIQQTLVFPLEQIGDTEDGFTGKIRSLKVTDRNAAVKN comes from the coding sequence ATGAAGAAAGGAATATTTTTAGCGATTTGTGTATTGTATATAATGAATGTGTTTGCTGTTGATACTTTGACAGTAAGTAATATACAGCGGATTGCCGACGGATTGAAAATGCCCGGTATTCAGGCCGGTGATAAACAGGTGGTTTTCCCGGCGGTACCGGAGGGGTATGTTTTGGAATTGAAAGGAACGGACCGTTTGCCGGTAGTGGATGCCCAGGGACATATCGGGAAGCCTTTGACAGATGCTTATGTACGGTTTTATTTTACGCTTACCGATCAGAGTACGGGAGAGACACTGGAAGTGACTCATCTGGACGCCCTTGTTCCGGGAGAGTGTACGCCTTTGGCTGATGCCAATGCTTGTCCGGAAGTGATACCATCCATACGGGAATGGTGTGGAGGAAAAGGTGTTTTCCTGTTGGAAAAAGGGAAAACTATCGTTATTGATCCGGCCTATGTCCGCGAATTACAAAAAACGGCGGAGATACTGGTTGAAGATATGAATACTTTATGCGGACTTAAATACGAGGTGAAAACGGGAAATCCCGGTGAAGGAGATATCTACCTTACATTGAAAACAGACGATCGTAGTCTGGGGGAAGAGGGATACCGCATGACGATAGGAAAGCGGGTGGATATAGAAGGAGTTGCTGCTAAAGGTGTATTTTGGGGAACACGTACTTTGTTACAACTTGCTGAACATGGCCGTTTGAGTTTGCCCGTCGGGAAAATCCGGGATTATCCGAAGTATGCGCGCCGGGGATTTATGCTGGATGTGGCCCGTAAATTTTTCCGGCTGGAATTTTTGCAGGCTTATGTCAGAATTATGGCCTATTACAAGATGAATGAATTTCATGTGCATTTGAACGATAATGGGTTTATACAATTTTTCGATAACGATTGGGACAAAACTTATGCGGCTTTCCGTCTGGAGTGTGAAACGTTTCCCGGTCTGACAGCTAAGGATGGTTTTTATACAAAACGTCAGTTTACGGATTTGCAATTACAGGGAATGGATTATGGCGTGAATGTAGTGCCGGAAATTGATGTTCCTGCTCATTCACTGGCATTTTCACATTACCGGAAATCGTTGGGGAGCCGGAAATACGGTATGGATCATTTGGATTTGTCGAATCCGGAAATATATCCCTTTCTGGACAGTTTGTTCAGGGAATATCTCGGGGGTAGCGAACCGGTGTTTGTCGGTCCCGAAGTACATATCGGTACGGATGAATATGCTAAAGAAGAGGCGGAGGGTTTCCGGAAATTTACCGACCATTATCTGAAATATGTGCAGGGGTTCGGCAAACGGGCCCGGCTTTGGGGGGCATTGACACATGCGCAGGGCAAAACTCCCGTTACTTCTGAAAACGTAATTATGAATGTCTGGTACAACGGTTATGCCGATCCGAAGGAGATGATAAAAGAGGGATATGAGCTGATCAGTACGCCCGACGGGTGGTTGTATATCGTGCCTGCTGCGGGATATTATCATGATTACCTCAATTTAGGTGTGGTGTATGATAAATGGGAACCCATACAAATCGGGAATCAGTTGTTTCCTGCCGGTCACCCGCAAATTCTGGGCGGAACGTTTGCCGTGTGGAACGACCATTGCGGAAACGGCATTTCCGAAAAAGATGTGCATCACCGGACTTTTCCCGCGATGCAGGTGTTGGCACAGAAAATGTGGGCCGGACGTACAGAAGTTCCGTATGAAGCTTTTGCCGCTTTAGCGGGAAATTTGAGTGAGGCACCGGGAGTAAATTTGATGGGTAAGGTAAAATCTGCCGGGGCTACAGTTTTGGAATATCGTTTTGCAACGACGGAAGGTAAAGATTTATCCGGGAATGGGTATGATTGCATGATTCCCGTAAAGGCTGTAAATTCAGAAGGATTAAAGCTGAACGGTAAAACAATGGTTTGTACTCCGGTAAAGGAAATCGGATATGACTATGCGGTTGAGTTTGAGATTGCGCCTGCCAGTGGAAATTTAACGGAGTCTGTCCTGTTCCGTTCCCCCGATGCGGTTGTCGTATATACTGCCGGCGGACAATTGGGGTTCCGGCGTGACGGTTATTTTTATACTTTCGATTATCAGCTGAAACCCGCCGAATGGCAGAAGATAAAGATAGAAGGGGATGCTAAAGGTACTACATTGTATGTTGATGGGAAGCAGGAACAGCGTTTGGAGGGGAAAAAGCGGGTTGTAAAAGATAAGAACGGCCGTGAAAGTACAATGTATATCCAACAAACTCTTGTCTTCCCGTTGGAACAAATCGGGGATACAGAGGACGGATTTACCGGGAAGATCAGGAGTCTGAAAGTGACAGACCGGAATGCTGCGGTCAAAAATTGA
- a CDS encoding copper homeostasis protein CutC, translating into MKTELEICAYSLESCLAAKEGGADRVELCAGMYDGGTTPSAATIRMAREITGNMQLFVMIRPRGGDFLYSDLEYRQMREDILFAKETGADGVVLGILDRAGKVDKVRTAELVRLALPMQVTFHRAFDMTDDYKEALEAVIEAGCYRILTSGLRNTVMEGYDTLREIVKSAEGRIHIMAGSGVCAANAATIAALGVNALHMSGKSSRDSKMSFRNPAVFMGGVPGIPEYNIAYSDVEKIRNVKSILQNF; encoded by the coding sequence ATGAAAACAGAATTGGAAATATGTGCATATTCCCTGGAATCTTGTCTGGCAGCCAAAGAGGGCGGTGCAGACCGGGTGGAACTGTGTGCCGGAATGTATGACGGAGGAACAACGCCTTCTGCTGCAACGATTCGGATGGCCCGTGAAATTACCGGGAATATGCAGTTGTTTGTCATGATCCGTCCCCGGGGAGGAGATTTTCTATATTCTGATTTGGAGTACAGGCAGATGCGGGAGGATATTCTCTTTGCCAAAGAGACGGGAGCGGATGGCGTTGTGTTGGGGATATTGGACCGGGCCGGGAAGGTTGATAAAGTGCGTACGGCAGAATTGGTGAGGCTGGCTTTGCCTATGCAGGTGACTTTTCATCGGGCTTTCGATATGACGGACGATTATAAAGAGGCGTTGGAGGCTGTTATTGAAGCCGGTTGTTACCGGATACTGACATCGGGACTCCGGAATACGGTTATGGAAGGATACGATACCCTCAGGGAGATTGTAAAGTCGGCGGAGGGGCGTATTCACATTATGGCCGGCAGCGGTGTTTGTGCCGCTAATGCGGCTACGATTGCTGCTTTGGGAGTCAATGCATTGCATATGAGCGGTAAAAGCAGCAGGGACAGTAAAATGTCGTTCCGGAATCCGGCTGTTTTTATGGGTGGCGTACCGGGAATACCGGAATACAATATTGCCTATAGCGATGTGGAAAAAATCCGGAATGTAAAAAGTATATTGCAAAATTTTTGA
- the lipB gene encoding lipoyl(octanoyl) transferase LipB, with protein sequence MEKRHTIYEDLGSRRYREVWEMQEKVLEETRERKLQGKVTSNYLFFVEHLPVYTLGKSGKEGNMLIDTIQLRARHAEFIKVDRGGDITFHGPGQLVAYPVIDLENFGWGVKEYVHELEEVVIRSIREYGIEGCRVEGATGVWLEAGSSRERKICAIGVKCSRYITMHGFALNVNTDLSYFNYIHPCGFIDKGVTSLEKELGHKVSMEEVKQVVLRCFREVMGMEII encoded by the coding sequence ATGGAAAAGAGACATACGATATATGAGGATTTAGGATCGAGGCGTTACCGGGAAGTGTGGGAAATGCAGGAGAAGGTGCTGGAGGAAACGAGGGAACGGAAGCTGCAAGGAAAAGTAACTTCCAATTACCTTTTCTTTGTGGAACATTTGCCTGTATATACCTTGGGTAAAAGCGGAAAAGAGGGTAATATGCTGATCGATACCATACAACTTCGGGCCAGGCATGCCGAGTTTATAAAAGTCGACCGGGGAGGAGATATTACTTTTCACGGTCCGGGGCAATTGGTGGCCTATCCGGTTATCGACCTGGAAAATTTCGGCTGGGGAGTAAAGGAATACGTTCATGAGCTGGAGGAAGTGGTGATACGGAGTATCCGGGAGTATGGGATAGAAGGTTGCCGGGTGGAAGGTGCTACAGGTGTATGGTTAGAGGCCGGTAGCAGCAGGGAACGGAAAATTTGTGCGATCGGGGTGAAATGTTCCCGTTATATTACCATGCACGGTTTTGCTTTGAATGTGAATACGGATTTGAGTTATTTTAATTATATTCATCCCTGTGGTTTTATCGACAAAGGGGTCACTTCGCTGGAAAAAGAGTTAGGGCATAAAGTAAGCATGGAAGAGGTAAAACAGGTTGTTCTCCGCTGTTTCCGGGAGGTGATGGGCATGGAGATCATATGA
- the lipA gene encoding lipoyl synthase, producing MACNSRRKPEWLKIKLPKGQLSVDVLNIVREHHLHTICTSGMCPNQGECWGCGTATFMICGDVCTRGCKFCNVKTGKPAPLDPSEPYNIANSVKLLKLKHAVITSVDRDDLDDLGAAHWVKVIEAVKKENPEVTMEVLIPDFQGRKELIGRVIAARPEVISHNLETVRRLTNAIRSRATYDMSLEVVRQVSESGVVSKSGIMLGLGETRAEILQTMDDLRSVGCRVMTIGQYLQPTASNVEVKEYVTPEVFDEYRRIGLEKGFTHVESGPLVRSSYHAEKHVR from the coding sequence ATGGCATGTAATAGCAGGCGAAAGCCGGAATGGTTAAAAATTAAATTACCGAAGGGACAGCTTTCGGTAGATGTACTGAATATTGTTCGGGAGCATCATTTACATACGATATGTACGAGTGGAATGTGTCCTAATCAGGGAGAGTGCTGGGGATGCGGTACGGCGACATTTATGATCTGCGGGGATGTCTGTACCCGCGGATGTAAGTTTTGTAATGTGAAAACTGGAAAACCGGCTCCTCTGGATCCCTCAGAGCCTTATAATATTGCGAATTCAGTAAAGTTACTGAAACTGAAACATGCAGTGATTACTTCGGTTGACCGGGATGATCTGGATGATTTGGGGGCTGCTCATTGGGTGAAAGTGATAGAAGCGGTAAAAAAAGAGAATCCGGAGGTTACGATGGAAGTGTTGATACCTGATTTTCAGGGTAGGAAAGAGTTAATCGGCCGAGTTATTGCTGCCCGTCCGGAAGTTATTTCGCATAATCTGGAAACTGTACGGCGTTTGACGAATGCTATTCGTAGCCGGGCTACCTATGATATGTCGCTGGAGGTTGTACGGCAGGTATCGGAATCGGGTGTTGTTTCGAAATCCGGAATTATGCTGGGATTAGGTGAGACAAGAGCAGAGATTTTGCAGACGATGGATGATTTGAGAAGTGTCGGTTGCCGTGTCATGACCATCGGGCAATATTTGCAGCCGACGGCATCTAATGTGGAAGTGAAGGAATATGTTACCCCTGAAGTGTTTGATGAATATCGTCGTATCGGTTTGGAAAAAGGGTTTACACATGTCGAAAGCGGACCATTGGTGCGTTCCAGCTATCATGCAGAGAAACATGTCAGATAA
- the def gene encoding peptide deformylase, with protein sequence MKRKPDTTSCVFPRISRYIWIIGSMVYLIGAGGCCREGFTPGEKQIIWSREGKMMRLYTVDNGEDSLLLRSRALALTPEMLQTEEYRLLKAGMLATVRDTANTGVGIAAPQVGVSRQLIAVQRFDKAGEPFEFYINPEIIQYSEEKQCGPEGCLSLPGARDSVMRSERIVVSYIDEVNHNVCRDTVKGFTAVVFQHEIDHLKGILFTDKAVKK encoded by the coding sequence ATGAAAAGAAAACCGGACACAACAAGTTGTGTTTTTCCCCGTATATCCCGCTATATATGGATTATCGGGAGTATGGTATATCTGATTGGAGCAGGCGGATGTTGCCGGGAAGGTTTTACGCCTGGAGAAAAGCAGATCATCTGGTCCCGGGAAGGAAAGATGATGCGGTTGTATACGGTAGATAACGGGGAGGATTCTTTGTTGCTTAGAAGCCGGGCTTTGGCTTTGACTCCGGAAATGTTGCAGACAGAGGAATACAGGCTGTTGAAAGCAGGTATGCTGGCGACAGTGAGGGATACGGCTAATACCGGGGTTGGCATTGCAGCACCGCAAGTCGGTGTGTCGAGACAATTGATCGCTGTGCAGCGGTTTGATAAGGCGGGAGAACCTTTTGAGTTTTATATCAATCCGGAAATAATACAGTATTCGGAAGAGAAACAATGTGGTCCTGAAGGTTGTCTGTCGCTACCCGGAGCCCGGGATAGCGTGATGCGCTCCGAACGAATTGTTGTCAGTTATATTGATGAGGTGAATCATAATGTGTGCCGGGATACGGTGAAGGGTTTTACCGCAGTTGTTTTCCAGCATGAAATAGATCATCTGAAAGGGATTTTGTTTACGGATAAAGCTGTTAAAAAGTAG
- a CDS encoding alpha/beta hydrolase, whose translation MKKLIWGGSILLLLVVVWLAGPRFPEPVLNTDFPRIEIAADRIVDYIEEQEAAYAVKPDNQSLVLWGDGVGKKTEYVLLYLHGFSASRYEAYPVTHDFVREFHVNAYLPRLAEHGLQGDDALLNMTPERLYASAREALAIAHNLGNKVVIMGTSTGCTLALMLAADFPAKVEGLILYSPNIRINNLFAPLLSGPWGLQIARLAYGGKYRQSEDAPDSKICQYWNCSYRLEATVYLQQLLDARMTEAEFAKVQAPVFLGYYYKDKKHQDPTIDVKAALWMYDALGTPEDRKVKIAFPNAGAHVIACELTSGSFREVEEETFTFFREMILK comes from the coding sequence ATGAAAAAGCTGATATGGGGCGGGAGTATTTTACTTCTGCTGGTAGTTGTCTGGTTAGCCGGGCCTCGTTTTCCGGAACCTGTTTTAAATACGGATTTTCCTCGTATCGAAATTGCTGCCGATCGTATTGTAGATTATATCGAAGAACAGGAGGCTGCCTATGCCGTGAAACCGGACAATCAAAGCCTTGTTTTATGGGGAGATGGTGTTGGTAAAAAGACAGAATATGTCCTTTTGTATTTACATGGTTTTTCCGCCAGTCGGTATGAAGCTTATCCTGTGACTCACGATTTCGTCCGTGAATTTCATGTAAATGCATATTTGCCCCGTCTGGCGGAGCACGGGTTGCAGGGGGACGATGCCCTTTTGAATATGACTCCCGAACGTTTGTATGCTTCTGCCCGCGAAGCTTTGGCAATAGCTCACAATCTGGGAAATAAAGTGGTTATAATGGGGACGTCTACCGGATGTACCTTGGCTTTGATGTTGGCGGCCGATTTCCCGGCTAAAGTGGAGGGACTGATATTGTATTCTCCGAATATACGCATTAATAATCTGTTTGCGCCTCTCTTGTCGGGGCCCTGGGGCTTGCAAATCGCCCGCTTGGCTTATGGAGGAAAATACAGACAGAGTGAGGATGCTCCCGACAGTAAAATATGTCAGTATTGGAATTGCAGTTACCGGCTGGAAGCAACGGTTTACTTGCAACAGTTGCTGGACGCCCGTATGACGGAAGCTGAATTTGCCAAAGTGCAGGCGCCCGTATTTTTAGGGTATTATTATAAAGATAAAAAGCACCAGGATCCGACAATAGACGTGAAAGCGGCTTTGTGGATGTATGATGCCCTGGGTACCCCCGAAGACAGGAAGGTAAAAATTGCATTTCCCAATGCCGGCGCCCATGTGATTGCCTGTGAACTAACCTCCGGTTCTTTCCGGGAAGTTGAAGAGGAAACTTTTACTTTTTTCAGGGAGATGATTTTGAAGTAA
- a CDS encoding aconitase family protein, with the protein MTRRSTFAEKILNAPAGSIVYIEPDIVLSHDNSARVRKLFQKMGGENVLHPDRLVVVLDRKMTGTVNNMIQDYNSIHDFMEEQCVEHFFDCDKGICHQVLAGFLHQGLVVVGSDSHTCTAGALDCFAVGLNKTETAYLWKTGKMWFRVPETVKITLSGKFREGVYAKDLALHILGMLRDEDVDYTLVEYHGEGVKELSISDRMTIANISAEAGLKTSVFPPDDRLADYFGDYAVQGVWADENAVYHKEFTLDLGQVMPLVMVTHQLNDVKSVAEAEMLEIQQGLIGACSNGRIEDLRVVARILEGKRLASGFQLSVIPASYDIYIQAREEGLVDKITKAGASVLGASCGPCLGSSHMLNADTKRFITTTNSNSMQRMSEVGVEKYIASPATVAATALTGKLSAEVEYSGEVYGYWATPVVAVRIDECDDRRRGYVWNYTDVNHISSGQLFEEKQSYRISIEDSRAMVPHLLAGLDASFATRVESGDIILAGEDFGCGKLIKHAAIGLVEAGVKAVIVKSVNRNFFRMALNHGLLIIVAPEIIEAYRSGDAVIVDISDGKVNVNEKEYCLPEYNPIILEMIAKKGIMGL; encoded by the coding sequence ATGACGAGAAGAAGTACTTTTGCTGAAAAAATATTGAATGCTCCCGCAGGAAGCATTGTATATATCGAGCCTGATATCGTACTCAGTCACGATAATTCCGCCCGGGTACGGAAACTGTTTCAGAAGATGGGAGGAGAAAATGTATTGCATCCGGACCGTTTGGTGGTTGTTCTCGACCGTAAGATGACCGGGACGGTAAACAATATGATCCAGGATTACAATTCCATCCATGATTTTATGGAAGAACAGTGTGTAGAGCATTTTTTCGATTGTGATAAAGGGATCTGTCATCAGGTTTTAGCCGGTTTTCTGCACCAGGGGCTTGTTGTTGTCGGAAGCGACAGCCATACTTGTACGGCAGGTGCGTTAGACTGTTTTGCCGTCGGATTGAATAAAACCGAGACGGCTTATTTGTGGAAGACCGGAAAGATGTGGTTCCGGGTACCTGAGACGGTAAAAATTACGTTATCCGGTAAGTTCAGGGAAGGGGTGTATGCCAAAGATTTAGCCTTGCATATTCTGGGCATGCTGAGGGATGAGGATGTGGATTATACCCTTGTCGAATATCATGGTGAAGGTGTGAAAGAATTGTCGATTTCCGACCGGATGACAATTGCCAATATATCGGCAGAAGCAGGATTGAAGACCTCTGTGTTTCCGCCTGACGACAGATTGGCGGATTATTTCGGGGATTATGCCGTACAAGGGGTATGGGCGGATGAGAATGCCGTTTATCACAAAGAGTTTACACTGGATTTAGGACAGGTGATGCCGCTGGTTATGGTTACTCATCAGTTGAATGATGTGAAGAGTGTTGCCGAAGCGGAAATGCTGGAAATTCAGCAGGGTTTGATCGGGGCATGTTCTAACGGACGTATTGAAGATTTGCGGGTAGTGGCCCGTATTCTGGAGGGAAAACGGTTGGCTTCCGGTTTTCAGCTTTCCGTTATACCGGCTTCCTATGATATTTATATACAGGCCCGGGAGGAAGGACTTGTAGATAAAATAACGAAGGCCGGTGCTTCCGTGTTGGGTGCCAGTTGCGGACCTTGTCTGGGAAGCAGTCATATGCTGAATGCCGATACCAAACGTTTTATTACGACCACCAATAGTAATTCCATGCAGCGGATGTCGGAAGTCGGTGTGGAGAAATACATTGCGTCGCCTGCAACAGTTGCCGCGACTGCATTGACCGGAAAGCTAAGTGCAGAGGTAGAATATTCGGGAGAGGTATACGGTTATTGGGCGACTCCCGTTGTAGCGGTACGGATTGATGAATGTGACGACCGCAGACGGGGATATGTTTGGAATTATACGGATGTGAATCATATTTCTTCCGGTCAGTTGTTTGAAGAAAAGCAGTCTTACCGGATTTCGATCGAGGATTCGCGTGCGATGGTCCCGCATTTGCTCGCCGGCTTGGATGCTTCGTTTGCAACACGGGTGGAATCGGGTGATATTATTCTGGCAGGTGAAGATTTCGGCTGCGGTAAATTGATCAAACATGCCGCCATCGGTTTAGTGGAAGCCGGGGTAAAAGCCGTGATCGTGAAATCCGTTAATCGTAATTTTTTCCGGATGGCTTTAAATCACGGGTTGTTGATTATCGTCGCTCCGGAAATCATAGAGGCATATCGTTCCGGAGATGCTGTAATTGTGGATATATCCGACGGAAAAGTGAATGTCAATGAAAAAGAATACTGTCTTCCGGAATACAATCCGATCATTCTGGAGATGATAGCTAAAAAAGGAATCATGGGATTATGA